ggcgacggcgccgaAGTCGAAGGTCATCAGGAAGGCAGCGGCGCCGGTCGAGGAGGAGCGGATCGTGGGAGGAGAGATGCGGTAACCAATCGTTTACGGAGGGGTGTGGATGGTATCGATCTAAAGCTGACCTGCAATCGTTTACGGAGGCAACCAATTACATCGTGCAAATACCAAACACCTGTAACGTTTTTCGTTTACCATGTAAACAGGTGACGGACGTTTCTCGCCGAAACAAACACCTCCAAAGATGTGTTTACACAACATGGGTGGTGGTATAGTCCATCAATCAGTCCCCCCCTCCCGGCCGGCCCCTCGCCATTGGCGTTGTCTTGATTTTGCACAACTTTGTGTTTTACCGGCAATTTTATTAGAGCATGTGGTTATGTGTATCTTTAGTCATGCAATGGCCTGGTGATTGTATCCCCTTGGTACGATATTATGAGTCAATAGGGGAGCATTTTTCGGAATAAAATGACATGAGTAGTAGAGAAGGGGCACGCGCTGGTGCATGGAAGGCCATAACCGGATATATACATGCCAAAGGACTTGGACTAGGtagctacttcctccgttccttaatataagtcttttaagagattccactatagactacatacggaataAAATGAGTGAACATATACTTTAAaaggcgtctatatacatccgaatgtagtctttatagtggaatctctgaaaagacttatatttaggaacagagggagtacatcacaTCATGTACAATAATGAGTGTTTAACATTGTGTACGTATATGTAGTACATATCCTCAAATAGAGTATTTATTGAATGGTTGATGAGCATACATGGGCTGCAATAGTTTGCTGCTCTCGTAACATATGCCAATCCAGTCAGCCAGCAGCTAGCTACGTACGTCCTTATGCCGCAAACTGATAAaggctatatataacagcattgtaATTGAGTGAACATGGATGGAATAAATCAAGAGTAAATGCATGGATGAAGATGCGTGGAATAAAGCTATATACCCCATATGAGCCACTCAGTGACCCCATATGATGACCACAATACGGCAGAGTAAGATTGAGATGGGAAGAAGTAAAACGGGAGGGCAAGAACGGGGAGGATGCCAAGGGGCACCTTTTTGGTCTTGCAAACCAGATAAATGGACAAGACGAGAGCACAGATAACTGGGATAGCATAAATTAAAAGGGTGGAGATTGTGTACCAAAGTGGGGTCAGAATGTAGAGCAAGAGAATGCGCAGGAGTGCACACACCGACCAAACCAGTGTGGTGTAGGATACAAGGATTGCTTTGGACAAGGAAGGGTAAATGGCGACGACGAGGCCTACCATTTTGTAGGCGAGGACTGGGACGATGATGTTTGCCCATGGTGATTTATCGCCCGCTAGTTTACGATTGATGGCAAAAAGCATAAGGATGGGCAAGACCCTCCTGGCCAGCCAGCTACATGCCGTCAGAATGATGTTATGGTAACATATGAGGGCAAGAAGTGGGATCACGAAAAGGAGTTTCCCCGTTGTCATCTTTGCTAGCGCTCCCCGGAAGTGGTGGGCCAATGGGAAAAGCGGGGTGAGGACGCAGTGGAACAAAAAAAGGACGCAGTGGAACAAAAAAAGCGTGATTTTAAGTGCCCACAGTACCAGTTCCTTCATGTTGTCATAATTCGTCACACGGAGCTTTGGTAATTTTGCCGTGTTGTTGGTGATGAGGGTCGTCGGCTTGGCACGCTTTTCAGCTTCTTCCTCCATGGTGCTAGTTGTCTCCAAGACGCAGGGGCTTCCATTGTATGCTGTGCCGTAGTTGAGGCTAAGCTCGTCCAGTTTCTTGAGGTGATTGGTCCCCGAAGGGGTCTTACCTTTTGGGCCGGCGTATAGCTTGAAGCGGAGGCACCTCAGCTCCGGCATAGCTCCATCTTCGAAGGTGACCCACGGCACATGGCAGTTGAGCTCAAATACCTGGAGCTGCGGGAAGCTACCTTTGGTGATGACCATCACTTTCGTTGGGATGCCGGCAATCTCTAGCACAAGGTTCCGGAGGTACTTCATTTGGCCAAGCTTATCAAGATCCTTATCATTTAGTTGGCACACCAAGATATCTACGAGGGCAATTCCGCTGAGGGAGCTGGAGCCACTGTTCCAGCCAGGACGAAGCTCAAAGGATTTTCCCGTCATCAATGTTCTTTGCTCCTTCCTGAGGCCGGACAGGAACTTAGTGTCCAGCTTGTATGTTGGCCCGTGTCTGCTGCTTCCTTGCTGAATAATCCAGCGCTTGTTAAAGAGCTCATCAAACAAGTGCTCATCCGCAGAGGTAAACCCTTCAGCATTCCATTTCCTAACCATGCTCTCCCTCTCAAACACAAACTCATTAGCATCTTGTACTGTTGAGAGGGAAAACACACAAGCCGTCAGGTTGTCGTCGGAGCTCCGGAGCAGCTCCTCCACATACGCTGTAATTTCCATCTGTGCCTTATCATCAACCACCACATCTGGTGCCTTGGTACAAGACCAAGACCCCGACCTATAGATCAAGTCAGATTGACCAGAGGAGCACTTTAGGGCCACGTCCCATCGATAAGTGGTAATAATCACTCGGCCATTGCCTCCATCCGGGAAGGCCTTCTCAATATTATCCCATGTGGCTGCCTCTCCTAAGCCTGTGATTAGGACAATGTACCTGACAAACAGAAAACAATTAAAAAACCCGTCAGACGGAGTAAGGTAGCATGCAATGCATGCATGGAAAAGATAAAAACATATATATTCATCATccaggatgcagaataagttattcttcaccctagGTAATCTTACAATCGCttcataaataaattacgtttgaaatacaaatagttacattcatattggttcactacgtaaaatttggtataagaaaacaaaaaaaaggttTTAAGACCAGAAATATCacattttatgtatattttacaatATGTTTTTACGTtcataattttacgtaacataaaatatttttactTCGAGTATATATTTTCTTGTGTTGTCTTTTTACGTATGATATTAGACAAAATTTATGAAATttaaaaatacggtgcattgacgtcaaaatagagaggggtgaagaataactattcctcacccacgATGACGAATAGCAATACCTCTTTTTCTTTAGGGCTTGCTGAACTTTTTTCTGGGCTTGCACGATTTGATCCAGTGGTGCAATAGTATCCCCCTTGGGCTGCATATTCTCAAGTATATCTGCCAATATCTTCAAGATGTCATCTGGGCCCTCAGGTGATTCTACGGAAGAACAACAATCGAAGTTTTCCTTGGCACTATAGTACAGACCTGACGCGATCCCAGCTCCGGACTGATCTGGAGGTTCGACGATAGTCATCACCTTCAGCGACAGTTCCAGCGAGAACAAGTCAGTCAAGAACGTATTGGTCAGGAAATTTCCGAGGATGTCATCGTTCTTGTTGTTCGTCATCAACTTGATCTACTCttttgttatttttatttttccgaGAACCCACCCAGCTGGGCTACCTGCAACATAAATATATTATGTATATGTATGCACCCACTCACTAATTACCCTGCTAGACTAATAGTGGTCCTTAATCATCGGGGAGACAAGCTAGTGACTCACTCCTTGCAAAGCTCCATAACTCAAACTTTGTTCAATTTGACCAGACTTATTTATCCAAAACTTTTTACCAACGTTTACCACACCATTAGATTCAACACGAGCTCCATAACTTTGTTTTTATTTGTTGGTAtcgtaaatgttcatatttcttgTTATAAAACTGGTCAAATTTTGGTTCTCCACGAGCTCATCGATCGGGCCTGAGCCCAGCCCAAAAACCCGGTGGGTTCATCTGACCTGACTTTTGATGTTGTGTACGAGTGCAATATATAGGCGTGCACAAGTATACTGTAATTTGGAGTACAAAGTGCACTACACAATGGGAGCACAAGTGCACTACATCCGAAGGAGTACAAGTACACTATTGTTGGGAGCACAAGTAGGGTGCAAAGCTGAATGCAAGTAAACTACAGTTTGGAGTATTACTTGCGGCCGGATAAATTACAACAAAACCTATCACCATGTAATTAGGATCTAATTTCGTAGACCTCGACGAGGGAATACAATGGTGAAAAAGGCTCTTAATTTTGACATCTAGTTTAAGAGAGATATTTCATTTTCAAAACGGAATCTAGTGAAAAAAAAGTATGTACAAACCCTCTCATTCCTCCCGCGTGGGAGAAAACCCATTCTTCCTAGTGGTGACAAGCCGCTCATGATCGCGAGGGGAGTTTGGGGTAATCTTTGTGAGGAGTACTACTTAACTAGTGAGTTCGGATTAAGAATACGAAAAACTCAAGTATAAAGTAAACAGGGAAATATTGAATCATCCAACTAGTTTATGAGTATGGTCGAGTACGATTACTCGACCAAGTAGATCTAGGATGACTATCTTCTGCCAAAAGAGGTGAAATTCCTCCGTTACGATTAGCAGACGTTATGAGTTCTCTCACCAAGTACTCGATCACAGGAGCTCACCAAGATAAATTTCAGATTCGCTCTTCTCGTGCATAAAAAGAAGGATTCGAAAAGGCACAACTACAAGCAGTCGGCTCAGAAATCTATTTCAACAACAATCTAAGAAGCAGAAGTTTGGTGATTTGGTACGACTCACCTATTTCACCAAGATGGAGAGATCGAAGCAGGCCGGCCGGTCGTCAATGTCGATGGATGGCTTGTTTGATGCCCCTCGGcctagattatatatatatatatatacacgcccCTGCCGTGGGTTCCTTCCATCCATTCACACTATTATGTTATCTTTTGTGACTACAAGACAAGATCCATTTTGGGACGGCCAAACCACTGGTGGCAACACATCTATATACTAAGACTTTGGATCGACATCGAGTCATCATCATCTAAATAATGGTAGTAGTTGCAAGAATAGCCAAAGTGCTATTGTGAGCCCGAGCACACATAAGCTCATCATCTTTGCCGTTCTCTCTGACTCCGAGATGGTCAACACAACAAGGATATTGACAAGTATAATCAGTGCATTATATTATCCAGAGCCGATGGCCCACAACTGGCAACCAGGGAAATGTTATGCCGTCAGGTAGGCTCCATGCGGCTCGGATGGGAGGAAACGATATGGGCCATCATCCACTAGATTCTGGACTAATGGCGTTATCGTGGCCAATTTATTGTGTCCAAAAAATAGAACCACCAGTTTATTGGTTTTCTAGATATGCATTTTCGAATGCGCAGCAGaactataatttttttttcttAGCTGTTGAGCTCAGCATAATGATTTTTTAAGCGGGCGCGCATAATGTTTATGTTGGTACTGAGCCAAGTATCTGTCTGTCATACTGATTATGACCACTTACCAGATTAGTGAAAGCTCTATTTTGCAACGAGTCCTTTTACGACACATCTAAAATAACATGAGCCGTTCATTTCGAACAAGGACAAATCACACAATTAGATCTTCTGTCCTCGGTTACGCAAAATGAATGGCAAAACAGATAACTGAATCAGACTTGTACCGCTTAAGTGGCTGCATAAAAAAATTCCCCTTTCCCTGCTGGCCTTCTCTCGGTCATATGCAGATAATGCCGCTGAACTCACCCACCTACGACTATGGAATGATACCCGGTAGGTGAAGAGCGCAATGACTGACCAATATCGCATTTCCTCGGGCGCTGTTGAACTAACAGAAATCATGTTGTTTCTCGACATCCTCGAAATGGAACCAATTTTTTACATGGTCTTGGATGACCAATTCAAGGAGCCAAGCGAAGTTGTTTGGGTTTTCGATAATTTTTGTACTTTTTTGGAATTTTGTCGGTCAAAAAGGGCATAAATGGCCaaacgtgtcgcaacttgcatatggtgtcTGAACTCGTTCAAATATGACTTCTGACATGGATGCTTACCATGGACATGCCCACCTGCTTGCAAAAGTTGTATCCATCTTAAGGATGCCCAAATATAGACTATGtttagcgcggggggggggggggggggggggttgttaggT
The sequence above is drawn from the Triticum aestivum cultivar Chinese Spring chromosome 7A, IWGSC CS RefSeq v2.1, whole genome shotgun sequence genome and encodes:
- the LOC123154675 gene encoding uncharacterized protein, which gives rise to MTNNKNDDILGNFLTNTFLTDLFSLELSLKVMTIVEPPDQSGAGIASDILENMQPKGDTIAPLDQIVQAQKKVQQALKKKRYIVLITGLGEAATWDNIEKAFPDGGNGRVIITTYRWDVALKCSSGQSDLIYRSGSWSCTKAPDVVVDDKAQMEITAYVEELLRSSDDNLTACVFSLSTVQDANEFVFERESMVRKWNAEGFTSADEHLFDELFNKRWIIQQGSSRHGPTYKLDTKFLSGLRKEQRTLMTGKSFELRPGWNSGSSSLSGIALVDILVCQLNDKDLDKLGQMKYLRNLVLEIAGIPTKVMVITKGSFPQLQVFELNCHVPWVTFEDGAMPELRCLRFKLYAGPKGKTPSGTNHLKKLDELSLNYGTAYNGSPCVLETTSTMEEEAEKRAKPTTLITNNTAKLPKLRVTNYDNMKELVLWALKITLFLFHCVLFLFHCVLTPLFPLAHHFRGALAKMTTGKLLFVIPLLALICYHNIILTACSWLARRVLPILMLFAINRKLAGDKSPWANIIVPVLAYKMVGLVVAIYPSLSKAILVSYTTLVWSVCALLRILLLYILTPLWYTISTLLIYAIPVICALVLSIYLVCKTKKVPLGILPVLALPFYFFPSQSYSAVLWSSYGVTEWLIWGI